The Pectinophora gossypiella chromosome 10, ilPecGoss1.1, whole genome shotgun sequence genome contains a region encoding:
- the LOC126370396 gene encoding uncharacterized protein LOC126370396: MLKEVISASLGLSTDQYGYWDGLNILDPFETPEAAALVYVDGIPNLSDFFQAENVQKYSLILDEEDFQVFSFVKDRIRKHSSGGSVLNVALISLTYDVSKHHYNQLTLVKNVLDVFGEIQVPKVPKLSLNSLKYSIEEDYQFLSELEALKAVTSAVENTKPDNKIDFYDFWFSSLHSLADYHGPASQQVKEAIKLLST, from the exons ATGTTGAAGGAAGTGATATCTGCGTCTCTGGGACTATCTACTGACCAA TATGGCTACTGGGACGGTTTGAATATTCTTGATCCGTTCGAGACACCTGAAGCAGCGGCACTAGTCTATGTCGACGGTATACCTAATCTTAGTGATTTT ttCCAAGCCGAAAACGTTCAAAAATATTCTTTGATATTAGATGAAGAAGACTTCCAGGTATTTAGCTTCGTGAAGGACAGGATACGCAAACACAGCTCGGGAGGCAGCGTACTAAACGTGGCTCTAATATCACTCACTTACGATGTAAGCAAGCACCATTACAACCAATTAACACTG GTCAAAAATGTTCTCGATGTTTTTGGGGAGATCCAAGTACCCAAAGTGCCTAAGCTATCGCTAAACAGCTTAAAGTACTCGATCGAAGAAGATTATCAGTTTCTCAGTGAACTAGAAGCTTTAAAAGCTGTTACTTCAGCG GTTGAGAATACGAAACCAGACAACAAAATCGATTTCTATGATTTCTGGTTCAGCTCACTCCATTCTCTTGCTGACTACCATGGACCGGCTTCACAGCAGGTGAAGGAGGCAATAAAACTATTGAGTACGTGA
- the LOC126370127 gene encoding protein N-lysine methyltransferase METTL21D-like → MSHRRSSFQSNDLFPREIDIEVCLKTLKIYQKMEGDVNCVVWDASLVLAKYLETICHQRPDFLSGMKVLELGSGLGVVGLTAATLGAQVTLTDLPEALPLLRLNINENKSKISSMGGYAIAESLVWGDTSSEILKEEFNMILLADCVYYEEAIDPLIQTLQCLNDTVTKKPVIYLTQELRDSEIQKKLWNAFYEKVSENFYIEKIPEDQQHANYRSSDIVLLKLNKK, encoded by the exons ATGTCTCACCGAAGATCAAGTTTTCAGTCAAATGATTTATTCCCGAGGGAAATTGATATCGAAGTATGTCTGAAAACGTTAAAGATATACCAGAAAATGGAGGGAGATGTCAACTGCGTCGTTTGGGACGCCTCTTTAGTTCTAGCAAAGTATCTCGAGACAATATGTCATCAGAGACCAGACTTCTTAAGTGGTATGAAAGTTTTGGAGTTGGGTTCTGGATTGGGCGTTGTTGGTCTTACAGCTGCTACCTTGGG AGCTCAGGTGACACTAACTGACTTACCAGAAGCCCTACCACTGCTCCGGCTGAACATAaacgaaaataaatcaaaaattagTAGTATGGGTGGTTATGCAATAGCAGAGTCCTTGGTGTGGGGTGATACAAGTTCAGAAATCCTTAAGGAAGAATTCAATATGATTCTTTTGGCAGACTGCGTCTACTATGAAGAG gcTATTGACCCACTTATTCAGACCTTACAATGTTTGAATGACACAGTTACAAAGAAACCAGTTATATACTTGACTCAAGAATTGAGAGATTCAGAGATACAGAAAAAATTGTGGAATGCTTTTTATGAAAAAGTGTCTGAGAATTTTTATATTGAGAAAATACCTGAAGATCAACAACATGCCAACTACAGAAGCTCAGATATAGTTTTGTTAAAGTTAAATAAGAAATGA
- the LOC126370102 gene encoding ATPase H(+)-transporting accessory protein 2-like: protein MTVSLLFSIKMAIRVEACCIFLLLSIIGINAAGQLAILHHPDSLKFSGSDEIRESVLKEVFSASLGLSTEQYGYWDGLYVLDPFETPEAAVEVYVDGVTSLGDFAAKTRTYPLSVDEYEPDTFESVKDRIHQRFSTDSKLVNIRLSDTYELQNYNNVFGDIKIPKVPKQTLNSLKPSVEEDYQFLSELEALKSITSAVKYNLKPDNKIDFFNFRFSSLHALSDFHGPNSLQTKEAKKLLNEAIKELNDAFVKAYEGRVVFAVVTTDVAHTRRTVRASGNLKENTVTLTDDSADYPVIFNIILWFGVVMVFTMIAVVYAIMDMDPGRDSIIYRMTSTRMKKDN, encoded by the exons ATGACAGTCAGTCTATTATTTTCCATCAAAATGGCTATACGGGTGGAGGCTTGCTGTATTTTCCTTCTTTTATCAATAATCG GCATCAATGCCGCGGGCCAACTCGCAATTCTTCACCACCCTGACTCCCTAAAATTTTCGGGCTCTGATGAAATTCGGGAAAGCGTTTTGAAGGAAGTATTCTCTGCGTCGTTGGGTCTATCTACTGAACAA TACGGATATTGGGATGGTTTGTACGTCCTTGACCCGTTTGAGACTCCTGAGGCGGCTGTAGAAGTTTATGTCGATGGTGTCACGAGTCTTGGCGATTTT GCTGCCAAAACAAGGACATATCCTTTATCAGTAGATGAGTATGAACCTGATACATTTGAATCTGTAAAGGATAGAATTCACCAGAGATTCTCCACTGACAGTAAACTTGTTAACATTCGGCTGTCCGACACATATGAG TTACAAAATTACAACAATGTTTTTGGTGACATCAAGATACCTAAAGTACCTAAACAAACTTTGAACAGCCTGAAACCGTCTGTCGAGGAAGATTATCAGTTCCTTAGTGAACTTGAAGCTTTAAAATCAATTACTTCAGct gtaaaatataatttgaaaccAGACAACAAAATTGACTTCTTCAACTTCCGCTTCAGCTCACTGCATGCCCTCTCTGACTTCCATGGCCCTAATTCACTACAGACTAAAGAAGCAAAGAAACTTttga atgaGGCCATTAAAGAGCTGAATGATGCATTTGTGAAAGCGTACGAAGGTCGCGTAGTGTTTGCAGTGGTCACTACAGATGTGGCGCACACCAGGCGTACTGTTCGCGCATCTGGAAACCTTAAGGAAAATACTGTCACCCTG ACCGACGACAGTGCCGACTACCCCGTGATTTTCAACATCATCTTATGGTTCGGCGTGGTAATGGTGTTCACTATGATTGCGGTCGTGTATGCCATCATGGACATGGACCCTGGCAGAGATTCCATCATCTATCGCATGACCAGCACCAGAATGAAGAAGGATAACTAA